Proteins co-encoded in one Gossypium arboreum isolate Shixiya-1 chromosome 11, ASM2569848v2, whole genome shotgun sequence genomic window:
- the LOC108473840 gene encoding YTH domain-containing protein ECT2-like isoform X1 produces the protein MATPDRILANFTPLEVADSLENLSLDSQSKTTKAPEPVKKDFYSDNGSYMYPQTYGYMSYAPYSIPSPPLPAMGHDGQLHALQEYYYPSPYYQPPLQTSQANASQVDVSSFGATDQSSLSVDTNKGNSNGITSGGSGSLKPTLKSSSLNPNAFYKGGGLPTGNLSQGYQDPRFSYDGNQSPIPWLDMSMSPNGQSEQTANGGFSSYTNNLSSGRNQNLHPFPHVMNMHNARPSSGVGQSYGYMNHMYPNNVTYGHYGNAIRGGSGFGSYGYDARKKGLGWYNVGNNKSRFRGYGKENIDGFNELNKGPRVKGYKNKDGSGNATLAVKDQNLPLIKSNDEDIVSLVPDTEQYNREDFPESYSDGMFFVIKSYSEDDVHKSIKYNVWASTSNGNKKLDAAFREAKEKPDGCPVFLLFSVNTSGQFVGLAEMVGPVDFNKTVEYWQQDKWTGCFPVKWHIVKDVPNASLRHITLKNNENKPVTNSRDTQEVNFEQGIQILKIFKDHSSKTCILDDFEFYETRQKIIQEKKAKHRLLQKQVSNGEPNDDAVTDNKQNAAIAKEASEKSTAASTAEVAKANGDVKHIEENGSVVVNEDGPVKPVCAASAC, from the exons ATGGCCACTCCTGATCGTATCCTTGCTAACTTTACTCCTCTGG AAGTTGCAGATTCACTTGAGAACTTGTCTTTGGATTCTCAATCCAAGACCACAAAAGCTCCTGAGCCTGTCAAGAAG GATTTTTACAGTGACAATGGCTCTTACATGTACCCGCAAACTTATGGTTACATGTCATATGCGCCGTATTCTATTCCCAGTCCACCTCTTCCTGCTATGGGACATGATGGTCAGCTACATGCCTTGCAAGAGTACTACTATCCAAGCCCTTATTACCAACCACCTctgcaaactagtcaagccaatGCTTCTCAAGTTGATGTTTCGAGTTTCGGAGCAACTGATCAATCTTCCTTATCTGTTGATACAAATAAAGGAAATTCAAATGGTATAACAAGTGGTGGATCAGGGTCATTAAAACCAACCTTGAAGAGTTCCTCTCTAAATCCTAATGCTTTTTATAAAGGAGGAGGCTTGCCAACTGGTAATCTATCTCAAGGTTACCAGGATCCAAGGTTTAGCTATGATGGGAATCAGTCGCCAATACCTTGGTTAGATATGTCCATGTCTCCTAATGGGCAATCTGAACAAACTGCAAATGGTGGGTTCTCTTCATATACAAACAACCTCTCATCTGGGCGGAATCAGAACCTTCATCCCTTCCCTCATGTCATG AATATGCACAACGCAAGACCATCATCAGGTGTAGGCCAATCATATGGATACATGAACCACATGTACCCTAACAATGTGACCTATGGTCATTATGGGAATGCCATTAGAGGCGGTTCTGGGTTTGGATCATATGGATATGATGCCCGGAAGAAAGGTCTAGGGTGGTATAATGTTGGTAACAACAAATCTAGGTTCCGTGGTTATGGAAAAGAGAATATTGATGGTTTCAATGAGCTAAACAAAGGACCCAGAGTAAAAGGGTATAAGAATAAGGATGGTTCTGGAAATGCAACTCTAGCTGTCAAAGATCAGAACCTTCCATTGATCAAGAGCAATGATGAGGACATTGTTTCTCTTGTTCCAGATACAGAGCAGTACAATAGAGAAGATTTTCCCGAGAGTTATTCAGATGGTATGTTTTTCGTCATTAAATCCTATAGTGAGGATGATGTCCACAAAAGCATCAAATACAACGTATGGGCCAGTACATCTAATGGCAACAAGAAACTCGATGCTGCATTCCGGGAGGCCAAGGAGAAGCCTGATGGCTGTCCTGTATTTCTACTGTTTTCG GTTAATACCAGTGGACAATTTGTTGGATTAGCAGAAATGGTGGGTCCGGTTGATTTTAATAAAACTGTAGAGTATTGGCAGCAAGACAAGTGGACTGGTTGCTTCCCTGTGAAGTGGCACATCGTCAAGGATGTTCCAAATGCTTCATTGAGGCACATAACGCTTAAGAACAATGAGAACAAACCTGTCACCAATAGTAGAGACACCCAAGAG GTTaattttgagcaagggattcaaaTTCTCAAAATCTTTAAGGATCATTCAAGTAAGACCTGCattcttgatgattttgaattCTACGAGACTCGTCAAAAGATAATCCAAGAGAAAAAGGCTAAGCATCGGCTTTTACAGAAACAG GTTTCGAATGGGGAGCCTAATGATGATGCTGTAACTGATAACAAACAAAATGCAGCCATAGCAAAGGAGGCTTCGGAAAAATCAACGGCTGCATCGACGGCGGAGGTAGCGAAGGCGAATGGAGATGTTAAACATATAGAAGAGAATGGATCAGTTGTTGTAAACGAAGATGGCCCCGTGAAACCGGTGTGTGCAGCCAGTGCTTGCTAA
- the LOC108473840 gene encoding YTH domain-containing protein ECT2-like isoform X2 encodes MATPDQVADSLENLSLDSQSKTTKAPEPVKKDFYSDNGSYMYPQTYGYMSYAPYSIPSPPLPAMGHDGQLHALQEYYYPSPYYQPPLQTSQANASQVDVSSFGATDQSSLSVDTNKGNSNGITSGGSGSLKPTLKSSSLNPNAFYKGGGLPTGNLSQGYQDPRFSYDGNQSPIPWLDMSMSPNGQSEQTANGGFSSYTNNLSSGRNQNLHPFPHVMNMHNARPSSGVGQSYGYMNHMYPNNVTYGHYGNAIRGGSGFGSYGYDARKKGLGWYNVGNNKSRFRGYGKENIDGFNELNKGPRVKGYKNKDGSGNATLAVKDQNLPLIKSNDEDIVSLVPDTEQYNREDFPESYSDGMFFVIKSYSEDDVHKSIKYNVWASTSNGNKKLDAAFREAKEKPDGCPVFLLFSVNTSGQFVGLAEMVGPVDFNKTVEYWQQDKWTGCFPVKWHIVKDVPNASLRHITLKNNENKPVTNSRDTQEVNFEQGIQILKIFKDHSSKTCILDDFEFYETRQKIIQEKKAKHRLLQKQVSNGEPNDDAVTDNKQNAAIAKEASEKSTAASTAEVAKANGDVKHIEENGSVVVNEDGPVKPVCAASAC; translated from the exons ATGGCCACTCCTGATC AAGTTGCAGATTCACTTGAGAACTTGTCTTTGGATTCTCAATCCAAGACCACAAAAGCTCCTGAGCCTGTCAAGAAG GATTTTTACAGTGACAATGGCTCTTACATGTACCCGCAAACTTATGGTTACATGTCATATGCGCCGTATTCTATTCCCAGTCCACCTCTTCCTGCTATGGGACATGATGGTCAGCTACATGCCTTGCAAGAGTACTACTATCCAAGCCCTTATTACCAACCACCTctgcaaactagtcaagccaatGCTTCTCAAGTTGATGTTTCGAGTTTCGGAGCAACTGATCAATCTTCCTTATCTGTTGATACAAATAAAGGAAATTCAAATGGTATAACAAGTGGTGGATCAGGGTCATTAAAACCAACCTTGAAGAGTTCCTCTCTAAATCCTAATGCTTTTTATAAAGGAGGAGGCTTGCCAACTGGTAATCTATCTCAAGGTTACCAGGATCCAAGGTTTAGCTATGATGGGAATCAGTCGCCAATACCTTGGTTAGATATGTCCATGTCTCCTAATGGGCAATCTGAACAAACTGCAAATGGTGGGTTCTCTTCATATACAAACAACCTCTCATCTGGGCGGAATCAGAACCTTCATCCCTTCCCTCATGTCATG AATATGCACAACGCAAGACCATCATCAGGTGTAGGCCAATCATATGGATACATGAACCACATGTACCCTAACAATGTGACCTATGGTCATTATGGGAATGCCATTAGAGGCGGTTCTGGGTTTGGATCATATGGATATGATGCCCGGAAGAAAGGTCTAGGGTGGTATAATGTTGGTAACAACAAATCTAGGTTCCGTGGTTATGGAAAAGAGAATATTGATGGTTTCAATGAGCTAAACAAAGGACCCAGAGTAAAAGGGTATAAGAATAAGGATGGTTCTGGAAATGCAACTCTAGCTGTCAAAGATCAGAACCTTCCATTGATCAAGAGCAATGATGAGGACATTGTTTCTCTTGTTCCAGATACAGAGCAGTACAATAGAGAAGATTTTCCCGAGAGTTATTCAGATGGTATGTTTTTCGTCATTAAATCCTATAGTGAGGATGATGTCCACAAAAGCATCAAATACAACGTATGGGCCAGTACATCTAATGGCAACAAGAAACTCGATGCTGCATTCCGGGAGGCCAAGGAGAAGCCTGATGGCTGTCCTGTATTTCTACTGTTTTCG GTTAATACCAGTGGACAATTTGTTGGATTAGCAGAAATGGTGGGTCCGGTTGATTTTAATAAAACTGTAGAGTATTGGCAGCAAGACAAGTGGACTGGTTGCTTCCCTGTGAAGTGGCACATCGTCAAGGATGTTCCAAATGCTTCATTGAGGCACATAACGCTTAAGAACAATGAGAACAAACCTGTCACCAATAGTAGAGACACCCAAGAG GTTaattttgagcaagggattcaaaTTCTCAAAATCTTTAAGGATCATTCAAGTAAGACCTGCattcttgatgattttgaattCTACGAGACTCGTCAAAAGATAATCCAAGAGAAAAAGGCTAAGCATCGGCTTTTACAGAAACAG GTTTCGAATGGGGAGCCTAATGATGATGCTGTAACTGATAACAAACAAAATGCAGCCATAGCAAAGGAGGCTTCGGAAAAATCAACGGCTGCATCGACGGCGGAGGTAGCGAAGGCGAATGGAGATGTTAAACATATAGAAGAGAATGGATCAGTTGTTGTAAACGAAGATGGCCCCGTGAAACCGGTGTGTGCAGCCAGTGCTTGCTAA